The Fusarium oxysporum f. sp. lycopersici 4287 chromosome 6, whole genome shotgun sequence DNA segment TTCGAAAGTAGGTTGAGGGCGGTTGGAGCGGTGACGGTTCGCCGAGTTAAGGGAACCCGAGAGAGATTGACGTGGGTAAGACTGTACTGGAGATTCTGGCGAGCTAGGTTCGCTCAATGCGGGAGCGACGGCGttgaaagtgcaaatgatGTCGTGATATCGTTGTTGTAAGGAGGAGAAATCGTAGCGAGTAAAGCTTTTGGGATCGGAGAGAATATTCTTGTAGAGACGGGTACCAAAGGTTATAGACCCAGTCCATTTCTATAGATGAGGAACCAATCAGTAAATATGTTATCTTAAATCTACACCATGAAGCCATGATGCACCTCAAACCTTTTGGTGATCTTTCGGAAGGCAATAGTTTGCGCCTTGATGAAGCGCTCAAGGGCTTGTATATCACTGCCGCAACGAACCAGCTCCCGCTCATACTTAGTGAATCTCCTTTGGTGTTTTATGGCAAAGTCATCGGCAAGTTGATCTTGGTTCTTCGACGCCCATCGGTCAATGTTCTTGGCGAGGCACTCTAGTTTAGATGTCAGTTTAGGCATATAGTCGCATGCCATCCAAGACATGGCACAGAGCTGCAAGCGAAAACCATACCTAACCGGCGCGAAATTTCATCTGCTTTACTTAAGGCAAACAGATGAAGTCTTTCATGCTGGCGACTAAGTTCCATGTAAAAGCCGTCTTCGAATCGAGACAAGGCTTCGTCTTTACGTCCGGGGATAGCCATGGCTGTGGCCTGATCGCGCGCAGTGTACATCTTGATCTCATGTTTGAGAAAGTTGTAGTCAAGATTATCTGCTTGGAGAGACAATTGGTTAATATAATGTAATTGAGCCAATGAGGAGGGATGTATCATACGAAGATTCCATTCTGGAACGGACTCGCGCTCAAGTTGCTCGCCAAACTTCATGTTAATAGGATGTGATAAGGATAACCAATTGAACTTGGTATGAAATAGAGAAAAGGAGCGAACAATTGAAAACGTCCTCGTCAAGCTCGACGCCTGCGTCAGTTAGAGGACGACTTCTTTCTTGATACGATCTCGCTGGAAGACAAGGTGAGTTGGCAGTTGATGCGTTGTTGAAAGAGTGCAATGAATAATTATGGGAGCTCGAGTGAGGGAAGCTAGAACATCGCGGACGACGCGTGGAAAACTTTGCaaatttatatcttattatttagCCACTGGGTCATTCACCATTGAACCGCCTCTTACCACTCTTGTGGAGTCCATCCACTCACCTCGTGCTTTGTATGCATCGGTAACACCCACCCGAACAAGATCCTGGACTTGACACCGCATTCAGTTCTGCAGCGGTGCTATGTACATCACAGTACGTACTGTAGCAACCAAGAGCAGCGCCACCCGGCTTCGGGAGAGAGGGAGGTAGAGGAGCCATGAAGATCAAAGGGTCCCCTCCAGATGTTAGTCATTTCGGCGTCGTAGTGGAATAGTCGAGATCTAATGCTTGACCGGACGGAGCGCGCATAAGTTGCGAGATTCCGGACATTTTATCAATATATTTACAGGGAAGCAATTAAACCTTGGCTTGACAGACCAACGAGATGCGTAGGTCTGGAAGAACCAGCGAGGAGTAGAGATAAAGAGACATCAAAAAAGTTGGGATCGAGACTGCTCCCAGAGATAGCCTAGAAGAATTACTCTAGTTAGTGACTAAACTATAAATTTTAGGTGCAGAAAGTCTTAGCTTCTACGTAGTATCGTTTGGTACATAAGAAATTAAGTTTGGTAGAATAACCTTGAGAATGTCGCACCCGAGACTTATGCTGCACACATTCTGCATGTGATGCGCGACTGAGAGCCGAGCCTGTTGTCCGGGCTAATCAACGTCGGGAGGGCAAGATATGACGCAATTTTGTTGAAGCTATCCAGACTTCTGGATCTCTCGTCGCAAGGTTATTTACACCAGTGCTTACCTTGTACAATTGTACATTGCGCTATCATTGACGCAAGTACAAACTCAAGGACAAGCTTGATGGGGTCGACTTACCTTCCACGGAATTCATTTTACCAATGAAGTCGGAAACGTTGGTTCGGCTTGATTTTTTCGAGTTCCTGGACGCCTGGCACTGAGTCTAGACGGAGCCCATACATTAGGGATATACGGACTCTGTCGTATTATGAATTGTGTTGACTTGGACAGTGGCGTTCTCTCGTTATTCTTCTGACCATCATCGTGCATTTCTCAATTTTCGGTGATCTCATTGTGAGATATGATGATAGTTGAGCGCATCGGCTAAGAAACGAAACACTTGGTTGTTTCTTGCTATTCAATCCTCAAGGTGAAGTTGCATCCTCCTACAGTACTCCGTCATTTGCTTATCTAGGGAAGTTTTAGCGCACCAGGTCCTCCAGTCTCCATGCCAGCATGGACCATGTGGTGGCTTGATTGGCTCTGTCTTATCGACAAGAAAGCTTGGTGGGGTCCCACCCAATGGTTCTATCCCCGTTTTTTGCCTGACGCAAAGATGTTTGAATTCAGCCACCCAAATACTTGACCAGAAACGCATCAACCAATGGATAATCCTATCAAGAATCTGCATGGCTCAAGCACCTGAAGACGTCCGCCCCATTCATTGCGGCTCGTGTTAACAATACGTGAATGGAATCTAAATTGATGACAGTGTGAATGATGCATCGACAACGTCACCTTCGCCCCAGCTATTGCTGACATAAATTTGTGGATGTGAATGGGATCTGTTACGTGCACCGACCCCGGTGCACGTAACAGATCCCGATGTGAATCACCAGCAGCGCATACTGACTCGGTTCTCTGAAGCcaagaataagaataaaGATCAGGCTAAAGTGTTCACGAGGTTGGCTCATTCAATGGCCACTTGGCGATAATATCTGTGATACCCTCCATCGCCGACTTCGAGGAACCTTGAAGCTTGTTTCTCTTGGTTTTGAGCTCATCTGCTTTACTCATCTTTCCCATTTCATCTACCATTGCTAGCCCCTCGGAGTGTTGACTGCCGTATACATATCCACAATATCCTGATACAACGAGAAGTCTAGGCCATGTGGCCGGCTAAGTATTGAATTACGCTAGAGGTCATGACTGTCAATCTTATATAGTTACGATGGGCTTGAGGCCATTGATTTTTCAAGCTTTGACCTGTAGCCCATGGCACCTTTGGCAATTGGTGGGGCAATGAAATGTTAGATTGGTGGTTGGGAATTTCAATTAAAATGAGGGTAATTTTCACACTTGAGGTTCAATCTAGTCCCCAAGAGCTCGTTCTTCTGTCTGTTCTGTCCTTTCAGGTGTTGTTGGATACGCAGCTatacgatggggtgagtgtattAAGAtgtggagcagaatgttgtcagacattacgtgtattcggtccattgatCCAGATCGATatattcatgttgtgttttttttttggcaAATACTACACCGGCGTGACAAAATGGCTACACCGGCGTCACTCTTACACAGGCGTCATTTTTACGGCTTCTGATTGGTCCATCCCTTTTTGTTAGTGCATTTAGAATCTGCCAACACTGCTCGTTGTACCTCTAGTTTAGCTCCTCACCGCGACGATTGACGGGCCCCATGAAGCTCTTCACCAGCTAGCTACTACACTAATTACCTCTTTGCCGCGTGTAGTGTTGGAGAAGTGGCATGCAAGATGGTGTTACACAGGCAGCCACCTCGAGGGACGATGTCTCATGATGGATACCAGAATTGTCTGAACAGCATTACAGATCTGTTGCAGGATCAGCAGGTCTCGTATCTTGgcctctcctcttcagatATTGAGACGAGGAGGTGCTTCCTTCGAGGGTAGTTAGAGGATAGCGAGATAGATAGCTGCCCTCTAGGGCATAGTTGAATTGGCCTGGTTCTGCAGTGAAAACTAGACCTCGTTGTGATGTTCGCTTTAGAACTGGTTTACCCGATTGGTTCTTTACCAAAAGCGAGGACTTGTTAAGGGAGCTGTCTTCACCGCCTTTGCGTGGATGTACCTATGGGCAGGGTTCAAATCCACGACACTCCACGACACATTTGTGAATATGGCGTGGATATGGATGCTGACTAATAATTTCGATGTGGAATGGGTGGAAATGGATCCATTATGGAAATGGATCCATATTGTGGAATTCGTGGAATGGAAACCTACTTCGTCCAACAATGGTAATTAATGGGTCCCGCCCGCCCTCGGTGACGTCAATGTTTTTGTCATTGGTCCATTAAAATCCGCCGTTGCTTGACGCAAAGGCAACACACCCACCGACGTTCCTGTTTCTTGTTATGCTGGATATTCGTAGCCGAACCGATAT contains these protein-coding regions:
- a CDS encoding hypothetical protein (At least one base has a quality score < 10); amino-acid sequence: MKFGEQLERESVPEWNLHNLDYNFLKHEIKMYTARDQATAMAIPGRKDEALSRFEDGFYMELSRQHERLHLFALSKADEISRRLECLAKNIDRWASKNQDQLADDFAIKHQRRFTKYERELVRCGSDIQALERFIKAQTIAFRKITKRFEKWTGSITFGTRLYKNILSDPKSFTRYDFSSLQQRYHDIICTFNAVAPALSEPSSPESPVQSYPRQSLSGSLNSANRHRSNRPQPTFEFLPPPQMEGPTKYWNEYDNGSECAGDDDEYAIYLNPDKSASFPGLDSLLGVFKGPLKKTEGLSKHDKPGERQALLGANRSPYQYSSTTLNSSESNVVAGYASSDGFPTTRYTTHYALPSLNQQQGHLHREKTLFWGTVSSFAVSFLLFLVAGTLIYTGRHKLRAEVDAGVTIGVVASLFTACSALGMTIYRHDQLSLPYLLAVWTTFVTSCVLNGMLLILVVRNSP